The DNA sequence ATGGGAACAACCCAAAAACAGCAAAAATAACGAAGAATGGACTAACAAATAAGTAAGGAGCCCACTTATAGCCACTAGCGTTTAGTCGCTGCTTTAGGGTCCGCTTTCTTATTTTGGTTACTGGTGGTCTTACGGCAGACTCGACAGAAGACATCTTTAACTCCCGACAAAAGGAAAAGAGAGGGAGCAAGCTCCCTCAGGATTTAAAATTAACGTCTAGCGCGACGCTTGATTTGTTTCTCAGCTTCAGCTAACGCTGCATCAATGTTCTCATCACGTTCTAATACACCTTCTAGTGCATCGTTGATGATTTGTTCAGCAACTGGATCATGCTTATGCACGTCTAATGCTGGAATGCGGTCAGCAGATTTTTTCCACTCTACGCGAGCCACTTGGCCACCTAGGTAAGGAATAGGCTGGTTAATGAAATCATCATTTTGAGCTTCAATTAATGCTGGGAAAGCGTCTAAATCACGGAACGCAGCAATTTGCATTTCTTTGTTCATTGTCATGAACTTAATGAACTCCCATGCTTCTGCTTTGTTTTGTGCTTTCTTAGGAATGGCGTAGAAAGAACCACCCCAACTTGCATAAGTACCACCTGGTAGTGCAGCTGCACGCCATAGACCTTTACTGTCTGGAGCAATCCAGTTGTTCAAGTGACCGCCTAACCAAGCACCCATCATTTGAGAAGCGATAGTGCCGCGACGTAGACCTTCAGTCCACTCAGAGCTCCAAGCACCCACTTGCGCATCAATACCTGCATCACGAACAGCTTTAGCTAAACGGAATGCTTCTTTGAAGCGGTCGTTGTTAACAGTGATGTTGTTGTCTGAATCAAAGTAGATACCTTGACCATCTTCAAGACCACTACGGATCACAACGTCTTTAATATCCACTGCGCTAGCCACTAAGTAAGAGCCAGTCGTTTCTTTAATTTTCTTACCTGCAGCGATGAAAGAATCCCAGTCTTTAATTAGGTCTTCTTGCGTTACGCCCGCTTTGGTAAAGATATCTTCACGGTAGAACAACGCACCAGGACCGATATCAGCTGGAATAGCTGCTAGTGTACCGGTACCGCCAGTGGCTAGTGGCACAGTAAATTTCGAGAATAATTTTTCGTATTGTGCAGCGCTGTATGGAGCAGCACGTAAATCTTCTAAACCACCAGAAGAAGCAAAACGGCCGATGTAACCATATTCGATACCCATAACATCAGGTAGGTTACCGCCAGTTGCTAACGCTGTGGTCATTGCATTGTGGTGATCTCCGTAAGCCAAAGATACCAACTTAATTTCTACTTCTGGATGAAGCTTTTTATATAAAGGAATGGCTGACTGTACCGCTAGGTCAAAACTTGGGAATGAAGCTACAGTCAGAGTAGTTTTAGCGAATGCCGACGTTGCGGTTAACGCAAGTGTGGCACCTAAAGCTAGAGCTACCGTTCCAATTTTCTTTTTATTAAACATCCTATTCTCCTAAGTACATGAACTTTATTATTATTCAATGTCGCAGTTGGGTAGTACGCCTAAAACCTTTTAGGCGCTTGGAAGCAAACTAGTTCAATTGTGGCAATATTGCTTTGCCAGTTTCATTATTAAACAAGTGGATCCGCGAAATATCGAAGAACAACTCCACTTTACCTTGCATCTCTGCGTTTACATCATCTGCAATGGCAACTTCTGCTATGAAACGTGCGCCGTCTAACTCGCACTGCACATGATAGGTTGACCCCAATAATTCAACGCCCACAACAGTGGCCAAGACGTTTCCGATAGTGTCTGACTCAATAGAGCGTTTAGTTAGGTATAAGTCACTTGGACGAATCCCCAAGGTACAAACCAACTCATCTTCTGCGTAAGATGCAGGTAAATCGATATGTTGGTCTGAGAAAACTAGGCTTGAGGTCGTACCTAGTTTTTTAATAGTGGCCGGAATCATATTCATCTCTGGCGCACCAATAAACGAAGCAACAAACTTATTAGCTGGCTCTTCGAAAATTTCTTTAGGTGTTCCTACCTGCTCAATGTAACCATCTTTCAAAATCACAATCCGGTCTGCTAAAGTCATGGCTTCAACTTGGTCGTGGGTTACATACAACGTGGTAGTACCTAATTTGTCGTGCAAAGTTTTGATTTCTGCACGCATAGAGCCACGCAATTTAGCGTCTAAGTTTGATAAGGGCTCATCGAATAAGAATACTTCTGGTGTGCGAACCATTGCACGACCCATTGCTACACGCTGGCGTTGACCACCCGATAGCTCTTTAGGCTTGCGGTCCATCAGTGGCGTAAGCTCCAACATGTCGGCAGCATATTTAACGCGCTTGGCGATTTCAGGTTTTGGAACGCCGGTCATCTTCAAACCAAACGCAATGTTTTGCTCAACACTCATATGTGGGTACAAAGCGTAGCTTTGAAACACCATTGCAATGTTACGTTCCATTGGGTGCAGGTCATTCACTAGCTCGTCAGCGATGAAAATTTCACCATCTGAAATATCTTCTAAACCAGCAAGCATTCTTAAAGTGGTTGATTTACCACAACCAGAAGGGCCAAGTAACACGACAAACTCACCATCTTGAATGTGTAAGTCGAAGCTTTTTACCACTTCGGTTTTACCAAAGCGTTTTTTCAAATTGTTAAAAGTAACTGCTGCCATGATGTATCGTTTCCATAAGTTTAAATGTGGAGAAGCGTTGACACGAAACAAGAAAAAAAATTCTATTTCACCACTTTCGTGTAAGCGCTTTCTTGGAACTAACTTTAGCTAAGCCTGAAAAGGTCTTCAAACTAATAAAGGTTAAGATTTGAGACGTGTCATAAAAAAAGCCACTATCATGACAATTAGCAATTATTAAACTATATAACGTAATGCGATAGTCACGAAACCACTAGCGATAAGGCTTAGCGAAGATTTTAGAAACTCAAAAAAATATCAACGGCGTTGTCTTGCTAGTAACAATTAATTAGCCGTTTATGTTTTCACGCAAACTTTTTCCGGTACTGATTTGGCGTCATTTCCATTTCCTGGCGAAATAGATAATACAGGTAGTGTTGATTTGAGAAGCCCGCAGCATCGGCAATTGCATCAACCGAGGAATTTGTAGTGGTAAGTTGTTGCTTTGCAAATTCCATTCGAACTTCGTGTAATTGTTGATGCACGGTTTTTCCAAGAATTTGTTTGAAGCGTGTTTCAAGAGTTTTGCGAGATACCGCACAATAGTCTACAACCTGAGCGACTTTAATTCGGCGGTGAAAGTTACTGTTTAGGAAGAACAAAGCCTTGGTAATAAGGGGATCGGTGGGAGCGGCAAGGTCGGCCGAGGCACCACTAACAATCTCTACGGCAGGCACCAATATTTCGCGCGCAGGTTTTCCGTCAATCTGTTCTTGCAACAAACGCACTGCTTGCTCTCCAATTTGCTGAGTGGGTAATACCGCTGAGCACAAAGAAAGAGGCGATAATGCACTTTCGGTTGGATCGGCATCTACGCCAATAATCGAATAATGCCCTGGTACACTAATGCCCTGATCATGGCACAAACTAGCGAATTGACGCGCTTGAGTATCTGAAGCGGCTAACACCCCCACTTGCTGCTCAGGTTTGGTGAGTTCTGGAAGGCTTAACTCCAACCACTCTAATTTGTATTTTAGTGCCAACTTAGCCAGAGCATTTTTGCGTTCTTTCACCCAAGGAGCAGAAAAAGCGGGCACTCCTCCAAAGAAAGAGACACGACGAATGCCTCTCGCCAAGAATGACTGCACGATAAGTTCAACAATGGCATAACTATCAGGGCTAACTCGCGCAAAATTGCGATCAGGTAATAGATTTAAACGTGAACCTGATAACGCTACCAAGGGAAGAGAGAGATCTTTACAAAACTGCGGTACGCCCAATTTATCGAAATCGGCAATCACTCCGCAAAACCGATCTAATGTGATCAGCTTAGCCTCAGCAATGGTCATTACTTCTGGCTGCATCCAATGAGATAATGGACAGCTATTACTAGTCACTCCCTTTAAGATTTCTCTGTCATAGGGGTGTTTTACGTCGAGCAACAATAAAACTGCATTGCGTTCTCGCATTTAGATTCTCCCTTCTCCTGCCACTCAACTAAAAGCGCAAAAAGCAACAAGCTGATGAACCTCATCAGCTTGTTAATTATTATACTTTGCTAGTTAGCGCTGATTAAGTCGCCACTCTATTAGTACTCTAGCAGCTAGCACCAAGCCAACGATCCTAGGCTAAAAGGCTATTTTTCATCTAACCATAAGATGTTGGTCACACATCGAGGATAATACAAGCTACCAATTGGCTTACCGGAGCTGAATTGATCACAACACGCATGTTTACTGGCACCTTCGGTTTGCCAGCGTTGGTGAGCGGCATCAGCCTCTACGCTAAAGGCCTCAGGAATATTTAAAATTTCTCGAGCAACATACTGATTCAAAAATATTTTACTTGCCCAAGAATTATCAGCGGTAGAAGACAGCTTCCATGCGCCATCTGGATATAAGCAGTATTCATCATTTAACACATATTTTAGGTGTGATTTTAGAATTTTAATGTAGCTAGCGTAAGGCCCCGTTTCTGAAACGGCCTCTGTTAAGCCCATCTGATAAGGATAAACTAAGGCTTCAATCGCTGGGATAATGGCACTTTTTGAGTGTCCATCTAATACCGCTGGTACATAGCCTAACTCTTGATCAAAACTCTCTGTTAACTTATCAGCACAGCGTTTTGCCGCTTGTAGAGCAATAGCAGCGTGCTCTGTTTCGCCTAATTGATTGAGCACCTCTGCAATCGCTAAGTAAGCCGCCCAACTTTTCCCTGCTAGGTAAATATTGCCCCGAGCTTGGCCAAGGCTATGGTCTAAAGAATCATAGGTGGTAATTTCTCCCCCTTGCTCGGTTCTCGCTGATTCGAAGCTCATGATTCCATCACGTAAAGCTGGCTCGGGATTATCTCGGTTTAACAGCGATTGTAAACCGTCGATCAGGGTACCACGCTGCTCAGTGGCAAAAGCGCGGTCTTCTGTTTTGCTGATGTATAAGCCACAACACAATACCCAGTTAGTTAGCTGCTCATAGGTCATATGACTAAAACAAAGTCTGTCTAAACCCGCCATTTCGTAAGAGCTTTCTCCCTTAGGGCTCCAATTATTAGACACTCCCATATCATGGGTAAATGACAAGCCACCGCTGAAATTAAGCTCGGGATTAGCGGGGTCAAAAATCTCATCATAGAAACTATATTGAGTTAAAAACTGCTCAAGCGTGTTCTTCACTGTCCAAGGGTTTTTCTTCAATTCAAAGAACAGCATATCTACGGTTAGGTCGAGGGTATTCATCATCAAATACTCGCCCTCATTGACCACCCAAACAGATTGGGTGCCGTCAAATAGCCACTGGGTTGAACCATAATAACTGCGAGTAGCATGCGCGATTAAATACTGTTGATGGGCGTTTAATGAACTGGCTAATAGCTCTTTATCGGCGCGCTCTGCGATGGCGGCGTAACTATCGTAATGACGTAATGCATAAGCAAGTACATCGTTTAAGCCTGTAAAGTGCTGGGTGTAGTAATACTGCATTGCGCGGTTAAAGGTTACGTTACCGTCTAAATAAAAGCCTAAAGCTAAACGAACCGTGACTTTTTCACCGGCTTTCACATCAATCATCACACCAGCGGTTGGGCCTAGCATGAAACACTCGTTGTTGCCCATTTTACTCAAAGCACTTTGTACCGAAAAATGACTAAATGCGCGGGTATGTTTGCTGTTGCTTGCCAGACCAATATTGTTGCGACACGTCACCCCAACCATACCATTTGCATCACCATCAAGCAGCTTGTTCCAGCGTAATTCTTCTCCCTGCAAAGCAAAAAAGCCGGTCCAGTCTTTATCGCTAGTATTATCAAGCGTGAGCTCTACATATACCGCAGGGCAGCTGGCCTGTTTAAGCAATTGATGCTGAGCCAAAGCAGGATCGGGAATATCAAAAAACGGGCTCAGCACTTTAAGGCTAATTCCTGGAGCAGAAAATGTATCGCTCGCCCAGCGGTAATCACGCTCTACCTCTGAAAAAGTGCGTTCGGTGAGTGTTGAGCTGTCATCTTTTTGAACATAACGCTCACTTTGATCATTAGCGCCTTTGTAAAATGGAAAACTATTTACCACACCGTCACCATCTTGGTAGCCGATGAAGATATTGCCTTCGTAAGGAGCTCCTAGCTCTAAACCCATTCCTCCGTGGTCGCCATGCTCACCAAAGGTAAAAGAGGCTAATGCGCCCATTGGCGAGTGATGAGCATGAAAAAACTGCTGATTATGTTGCATAACAACTCCTGGGATTGAAGAAACAGCGCACACGCGCCGCCAAATTGGATTGATTTGCGCCTATCAAAAGAGTGTAAGCGCTTTCACATGAATTCAATCTACCCAAGGCGAGTGTTTGATTCAAAGGAATATAATGGAAGTTTTGAGTTAAGTCATAAAATCAGAAGGTGTAAAGAAACAAAAAAAATGGCACCACAGAAACCTTAAGCATGATACGAAAAACAATAAAAAAACTCCTCGCAGAAAGGAACGAGGAGTAACCGAGTAATGTAGCTGTTTTAAGCAAGCAAACTGCTATAGCTTGCTAAAACATACAGTGCTATTGGGATTAAGCGCACTGCCTACGTTGATAGGTTAAAGAAGGTTATGGAAAAACTAGTTCATGGATTTCAGGCTAATGTTTTTAAAG is a window from the Agarivorans sp. TSD2052 genome containing:
- a CDS encoding extracellular solute-binding protein, whose product is MFNKKKIGTVALALGATLALTATSAFAKTTLTVASFPSFDLAVQSAIPLYKKLHPEVEIKLVSLAYGDHHNAMTTALATGGNLPDVMGIEYGYIGRFASSGGLEDLRAAPYSAAQYEKLFSKFTVPLATGGTGTLAAIPADIGPGALFYREDIFTKAGVTQEDLIKDWDSFIAAGKKIKETTGSYLVASAVDIKDVVIRSGLEDGQGIYFDSDNNITVNNDRFKEAFRLAKAVRDAGIDAQVGAWSSEWTEGLRRGTIASQMMGAWLGGHLNNWIAPDSKGLWRAAALPGGTYASWGGSFYAIPKKAQNKAEAWEFIKFMTMNKEMQIAAFRDLDAFPALIEAQNDDFINQPIPYLGGQVARVEWKKSADRIPALDVHKHDPVAEQIINDALEGVLERDENIDAALAEAEKQIKRRARR
- a CDS encoding ABC transporter ATP-binding protein — encoded protein: MAAVTFNNLKKRFGKTEVVKSFDLHIQDGEFVVLLGPSGCGKSTTLRMLAGLEDISDGEIFIADELVNDLHPMERNIAMVFQSYALYPHMSVEQNIAFGLKMTGVPKPEIAKRVKYAADMLELTPLMDRKPKELSGGQRQRVAMGRAMVRTPEVFLFDEPLSNLDAKLRGSMRAEIKTLHDKLGTTTLYVTHDQVEAMTLADRIVILKDGYIEQVGTPKEIFEEPANKFVASFIGAPEMNMIPATIKKLGTTSSLVFSDQHIDLPASYAEDELVCTLGIRPSDLYLTKRSIESDTIGNVLATVVGVELLGSTYHVQCELDGARFIAEVAIADDVNAEMQGKVELFFDISRIHLFNNETGKAILPQLN
- a CDS encoding AraC family transcriptional regulator, translating into MRERNAVLLLLDVKHPYDREILKGVTSNSCPLSHWMQPEVMTIAEAKLITLDRFCGVIADFDKLGVPQFCKDLSLPLVALSGSRLNLLPDRNFARVSPDSYAIVELIVQSFLARGIRRVSFFGGVPAFSAPWVKERKNALAKLALKYKLEWLELSLPELTKPEQQVGVLAASDTQARQFASLCHDQGISVPGHYSIIGVDADPTESALSPLSLCSAVLPTQQIGEQAVRLLQEQIDGKPAREILVPAVEIVSGASADLAAPTDPLITKALFFLNSNFHRRIKVAQVVDYCAVSRKTLETRFKQILGKTVHQQLHEVRMEFAKQQLTTTNSSVDAIADAAGFSNQHYLYYLFRQEMEMTPNQYRKKFA
- a CDS encoding glycoside hydrolase family 52 protein — its product is MQHNQQFFHAHHSPMGALASFTFGEHGDHGGMGLELGAPYEGNIFIGYQDGDGVVNSFPFYKGANDQSERYVQKDDSSTLTERTFSEVERDYRWASDTFSAPGISLKVLSPFFDIPDPALAQHQLLKQASCPAVYVELTLDNTSDKDWTGFFALQGEELRWNKLLDGDANGMVGVTCRNNIGLASNSKHTRAFSHFSVQSALSKMGNNECFMLGPTAGVMIDVKAGEKVTVRLALGFYLDGNVTFNRAMQYYYTQHFTGLNDVLAYALRHYDSYAAIAERADKELLASSLNAHQQYLIAHATRSYYGSTQWLFDGTQSVWVVNEGEYLMMNTLDLTVDMLFFELKKNPWTVKNTLEQFLTQYSFYDEIFDPANPELNFSGGLSFTHDMGVSNNWSPKGESSYEMAGLDRLCFSHMTYEQLTNWVLCCGLYISKTEDRAFATEQRGTLIDGLQSLLNRDNPEPALRDGIMSFESARTEQGGEITTYDSLDHSLGQARGNIYLAGKSWAAYLAIAEVLNQLGETEHAAIALQAAKRCADKLTESFDQELGYVPAVLDGHSKSAIIPAIEALVYPYQMGLTEAVSETGPYASYIKILKSHLKYVLNDEYCLYPDGAWKLSSTADNSWASKIFLNQYVAREILNIPEAFSVEADAAHQRWQTEGASKHACCDQFSSGKPIGSLYYPRCVTNILWLDEK